Proteins co-encoded in one Ponticoccus alexandrii genomic window:
- a CDS encoding BufA1 family periplasmic bufferin-type metallophore: MSATIKTAALVGAVAAALSATGVQAMDQEKCFGVSLAGENDCAAGPGTTCAGTSTVDYQGNAWTLVEAGTCAEIELPDMADGSARMGALEALDRDLPNA; encoded by the coding sequence ATGTCCGCAACGATCAAGACCGCCGCCCTCGTCGGGGCCGTCGCCGCCGCTCTGTCTGCTACCGGCGTCCAGGCGATGGATCAGGAGAAATGCTTCGGCGTCAGCCTTGCCGGGGAAAACGACTGCGCCGCCGGTCCCGGCACCACCTGCGCGGGCACCTCGACCGTCGATTACCAGGGCAACGCCTGGACGCTGGTGGAGGCCGGCACCTGCGCCGAGATCGAGCTGCCGGACATGGCGGACGGCTCGGCCCGGATGGGCGCGCTCGAGGCGCTGGACCGCGACCTGCCCAACGCATGA
- a CDS encoding cold-shock protein, translating into MPNGTVKWFNTTKGYGFIAPDEGGKDVFVHISAVERSGLTGLADNQKVSYELREGRDGRQMASDLKTL; encoded by the coding sequence ATGCCGAACGGCACCGTGAAATGGTTCAATACCACCAAGGGATACGGCTTCATTGCGCCAGATGAAGGCGGCAAGGACGTCTTCGTCCATATCTCGGCAGTCGAGCGGTCCGGCCTCACCGGCCTCGCCGACAATCAGAAGGTCAGCTACGAGCTGCGCGAAGGCCGCGATGGCCGCCAGATGGCCTCTGACCTGAAGACCCTCTGA
- a CDS encoding LysR family transcriptional regulator — protein sequence MHIEFRHLRTIKAIHEAGGLARAADQLNITQSALSHQIKGLEDQAGVELFVRRSKPMKLSAAGLRLLRLAEQVLPQVEALQDEFAGLRAGNAGRLHIAIECHACFEWLFPVLESFRKAFGDVDVDIRPGLAFDALPALMKEEVDVVISSDPEDLAGVTFVPLFDYNPVFVASSQHPLAAKPFIEAQDFRGETLITYPVERSRLDIFSQLLTPAKVEPAAIRQVELTAVILLLVASNRGIAVLPDWVVREVKYNSDYITRPLTEQGITRRLYAAVRTEDMEKPYMQKLIALAGQEARKLQGA from the coding sequence ATGCATATAGAGTTCCGTCACCTGCGGACCATCAAGGCCATCCACGAGGCCGGAGGATTGGCCCGGGCGGCCGATCAGCTGAATATCACGCAGTCGGCCTTATCCCACCAGATCAAGGGGTTGGAGGATCAGGCGGGGGTAGAACTCTTTGTCCGCCGCTCCAAGCCGATGAAGCTTTCGGCCGCCGGTCTGCGGCTGCTGCGGCTGGCGGAGCAGGTGCTGCCGCAGGTCGAGGCGCTTCAGGACGAATTCGCGGGTCTGCGGGCGGGCAACGCCGGGCGGCTGCACATCGCCATCGAGTGCCACGCCTGTTTCGAATGGCTGTTCCCGGTGCTCGAATCGTTCCGCAAGGCCTTTGGCGACGTTGACGTGGACATCCGCCCCGGTCTGGCCTTCGACGCGCTGCCCGCGCTGATGAAGGAAGAGGTCGACGTGGTGATCTCCTCCGATCCCGAAGACCTCGCCGGCGTCACCTTCGTGCCGCTGTTCGATTACAACCCGGTCTTCGTGGCCTCGTCCCAGCATCCTCTGGCGGCCAAACCCTTCATTGAGGCGCAGGATTTCCGGGGTGAGACCCTGATCACCTACCCGGTCGAACGGTCTCGTCTCGACATCTTCAGCCAGCTTCTGACCCCCGCGAAGGTCGAACCGGCGGCGATCCGGCAGGTGGAACTGACGGCGGTGATCCTGCTGCTGGTGGCCTCGAACCGCGGCATCGCCGTACTGCCCGACTGGGTGGTGCGCGAGGTCAAGTACAACTCGGACTACATCACGCGCCCGCTGACGGAACAGGGCATCACCCGCAGGCTATACGCGGCGGTGCGGACCGAGGACATGGAAAAGCCCTATATGCAGAAGCTCATCGCGCTGGCCGGGCAGGAGGCGCGCAAGCTGCAGGGCGCCTGA
- a CDS encoding arsenate reductase family protein: protein MQLYGLRTCDTCRKALKALPGATLVDLREEGLPDALRDRALATFGARLVNTRSTTWRGLSEAERAAPPETLLASHPVLMKRPLIVDGDMMWLGWDKAVQAELAS, encoded by the coding sequence ATGCAGCTATACGGATTGCGGACCTGCGACACCTGCCGGAAAGCCTTGAAGGCCCTGCCGGGGGCAACGCTGGTCGACCTGCGCGAAGAGGGCCTGCCCGACGCGCTACGCGACCGCGCTCTGGCCACATTCGGCGCGCGGCTCGTGAATACCCGCTCCACCACCTGGCGCGGCCTGTCCGAGGCAGAGCGCGCGGCCCCGCCAGAAACCCTGCTTGCCAGCCATCCGGTGCTGATGAAGCGGCCCTTGATCGTCGACGGCGACATGATGTGGCTGGGCTGGGACAAGGCGGTGCAGGCGGAGCTTGCAAGCTGA
- a CDS encoding HvfC/BufC N-terminal domain-containing protein, producing MIVSQDRFYRGLLDAAQPVPGGVHDAAGRVAARRYAIYRNNVAVSLREALEVGFPAVARLLGPENFAMVAGAFLRRSPPRSPRMMVYGSGFPAFLEAEPRLGHLGYLGDVARLELALRQSYHAADAPQLDAAALAGLDEAALAQVRVTVAPATRLLRSRWPVLSLYRYTMTPGTPAPKPVAEDVLVCRPGFDPVPHTLPPGGADVAAALVRGEPLGAAFGHAGDSDPGPVLSLLLTGGALSALSIAPEDRPHACPDD from the coding sequence ATGATCGTCTCGCAGGACAGGTTCTATCGCGGGCTTCTGGATGCGGCGCAGCCGGTGCCCGGGGGGGTGCACGACGCTGCGGGCCGCGTGGCAGCACGGCGCTATGCCATCTATCGCAACAATGTCGCGGTGTCCCTGCGCGAGGCGCTGGAGGTGGGTTTTCCGGCGGTGGCCAGGCTGCTTGGACCCGAGAATTTCGCCATGGTCGCCGGGGCCTTCCTGCGCCGGTCGCCGCCCCGCTCGCCGCGCATGATGGTCTATGGCAGCGGTTTCCCGGCCTTCCTGGAGGCAGAGCCCCGGCTGGGGCATCTTGGCTATCTGGGCGACGTGGCGCGGCTGGAGCTTGCCCTGCGGCAAAGCTACCATGCCGCCGACGCGCCCCAGCTGGATGCCGCCGCCCTTGCCGGGCTGGACGAGGCGGCGCTGGCGCAGGTCCGCGTCACCGTCGCGCCGGCCACGCGCCTGCTGCGGTCGCGCTGGCCGGTGCTGTCGCTATACCGCTACACGATGACCCCCGGAACGCCTGCGCCGAAGCCTGTCGCCGAGGATGTCCTTGTCTGCCGTCCCGGCTTCGACCCGGTTCCCCATACCCTGCCGCCGGGCGGCGCCGATGTCGCCGCCGCGCTGGTTCGGGGCGAACCGCTGGGCGCCGCCTTCGGCCATGCCGGGGACAGCGATCCCGGACCCGTCCTGTCGCTGCTTCTGACAGGCGGCGCGCTCTCTGCCCTTTCCATCGCCCCGGAGGATCGCCCCCATGCCTGCCCCGATGACTGA
- the bufB gene encoding MNIO family bufferin maturase, with protein MFNTLRDLPPLPGVGYKPQHFAALLDAPGAVGWLEIHAENYMGDGGRPLAQLRMLAERFPVSVHGVGLSIGGEAPLDREHLARLAHLVDWLAPASFSEHLAWSTHDGAFLNDLLPLPYTDATLSRVCDHIDRVQETLGRQMLLENPSSYLAFAESTWEEPAFLAEIARRTGCGLLLDLNNVFVSAVNLGLPAEAYLDAFALASVGEIHLGGHDEDSDEHGAPLLIDSHGRAVADPVWGLLDRVLDRAGPRPVLIEWDTDVPDWPVLEAEATRAGRALARAAAKAGGAAPSACGLTPEVFSRPKKMGGLRA; from the coding sequence ATGTTCAACACCCTCCGCGACCTGCCACCCCTGCCCGGAGTCGGCTACAAGCCGCAGCATTTCGCCGCCCTGCTCGACGCGCCCGGCGCGGTCGGCTGGCTGGAAATCCATGCCGAGAACTACATGGGCGACGGCGGCCGTCCTTTGGCACAACTGCGCATGCTGGCCGAGCGCTTCCCCGTTTCGGTCCACGGGGTGGGCCTGTCAATCGGGGGCGAGGCGCCGCTCGACCGTGAGCACCTCGCACGGCTGGCGCATCTGGTGGACTGGCTGGCCCCCGCCAGCTTTTCCGAACATCTGGCATGGTCGACCCATGACGGGGCCTTTCTGAACGATCTGCTGCCCCTGCCCTATACCGACGCCACCCTGTCGCGCGTCTGCGACCACATCGACCGCGTGCAAGAGACACTCGGGCGGCAGATGCTGCTGGAAAATCCGTCCTCATACCTCGCCTTTGCCGAAAGCACATGGGAGGAACCCGCCTTCCTTGCCGAGATCGCCCGGCGCACCGGCTGCGGGCTGCTGCTGGACCTGAACAACGTCTTTGTCTCGGCGGTGAACCTGGGGCTGCCGGCAGAGGCCTATCTGGACGCCTTCGCGCTGGCGTCCGTGGGCGAAATCCACCTCGGCGGCCATGACGAGGACAGCGACGAGCATGGCGCGCCGCTGCTGATCGACAGCCATGGACGCGCCGTGGCCGATCCGGTCTGGGGGCTGCTGGACCGGGTGCTCGACCGTGCGGGACCGCGCCCGGTGCTGATCGAATGGGACACCGACGTGCCCGACTGGCCGGTACTGGAAGCAGAGGCGACACGGGCGGGCCGGGCCCTGGCCCGGGCGGCGGCCAAGGCAGGGGGCGCTGCCCCCTCGGCCTGCGGCCTCACCCCCGAGGTATTTTCGAGACCAAAGAAGATGGGCGGGCTGCGCGCATGA
- a CDS encoding DoxX family membrane protein produces the protein MTDRLKAALARLSAALSRAGDEALPLLARLIFAASLAGYFWASAATKLGEGIFGFLRPSSGAYAQIFPRQFEAVGYNSDALGLWHWAVVVLGTWAEFLLPLLILAGLMTRLAALGMIGFVAVQSLTDLYGHGGLAHAATLGAWFDRAPDGVILDQRLFWGLLLATLVFKGAGALSLDRVLGLDRRAAQQTA, from the coding sequence ATGACTGACCGCCTCAAGGCCGCGCTGGCGCGGCTTTCTGCCGCCCTGTCCCGCGCCGGGGACGAAGCGCTGCCGCTTCTGGCGCGCCTGATCTTCGCCGCAAGCCTCGCGGGGTACTTCTGGGCCTCCGCCGCCACCAAGCTGGGCGAGGGGATCTTCGGCTTTCTGCGCCCCTCCAGCGGCGCCTATGCGCAGATCTTCCCGCGCCAGTTCGAGGCGGTGGGCTACAACAGCGACGCCCTTGGTCTCTGGCACTGGGCGGTGGTTGTTCTGGGCACCTGGGCGGAATTCCTGCTGCCGCTGCTGATCCTCGCCGGTCTGATGACGCGGCTGGCCGCCCTTGGCATGATCGGGTTCGTCGCGGTGCAGAGCCTGACCGACCTTTACGGTCACGGCGGGCTGGCCCATGCCGCGACGCTGGGGGCCTGGTTCGACCGGGCGCCGGACGGCGTCATCCTCGACCAGCGCCTGTTCTGGGGGCTGCTGCTGGCCACGCTGGTCTTCAAGGGCGCGGGGGCGCTGTCGCTGGATCGCGTGCTTGGACTGGATCGGCGCGCCGCGCAACAGACCGCCTAG